One genomic window of Sphingomonas sp. C3-2 includes the following:
- the trpD gene encoding anthranilate phosphoribosyltransferase, whose protein sequence is MTVSVLLPDASAPLDSETALAAFSDILDGKAAEDEIQRFLTVMAERDETSVEIAAAVRAMRQRLIPVSAPEGAIDVCGTGGDGSHSLNISTAVAIVVAACGVPVAKHGNRAASSKAGSSDTLEALGLNLDRASETAERSLADIGIGFLFAQKHHPALGKLAGVRKAIGRRTIFNLTGPLCNPAGVKRQLLGVARPDFLNVVAGAIELLGLESAMLVAGDEPLDELSVCGPSTIVRIGACGHGTSRLTPEDVGLSRHPQEALRGGDAVFNAAALRRLLLGEEGAYRDAVLLNAAAALVVAGRVDSWENGVEEAREVLDNGVANTLLDCWIAYK, encoded by the coding sequence CAGCGACATTCTCGACGGCAAGGCCGCTGAGGACGAGATCCAGCGTTTTCTGACCGTAATGGCGGAGCGTGACGAGACCTCGGTGGAAATCGCCGCCGCCGTGCGCGCGATGCGCCAGCGACTGATCCCAGTGAGCGCGCCCGAGGGCGCCATCGATGTGTGCGGGACCGGGGGCGACGGATCGCACAGCCTCAACATCTCGACCGCGGTCGCGATCGTGGTGGCCGCCTGCGGTGTGCCCGTCGCCAAGCATGGCAACCGCGCCGCGTCGAGCAAGGCGGGATCGTCCGACACATTGGAAGCGCTTGGACTGAACCTCGACCGCGCGTCCGAGACCGCCGAGCGAAGCCTGGCCGATATCGGCATCGGCTTTTTGTTCGCGCAGAAACATCATCCCGCGCTCGGCAAGCTTGCTGGCGTGCGCAAGGCTATCGGCCGCCGGACCATCTTTAACCTGACCGGGCCGCTGTGCAATCCGGCCGGTGTAAAGCGCCAGTTGCTGGGCGTTGCGCGCCCCGACTTCCTGAACGTGGTTGCCGGCGCGATCGAACTTCTTGGCCTCGAATCGGCGATGCTGGTGGCAGGCGACGAGCCGCTTGACGAACTGTCGGTCTGCGGGCCCAGCACGATCGTGCGCATCGGCGCCTGTGGCCACGGCACGTCGCGATTGACGCCTGAGGATGTGGGGCTTTCCCGCCATCCTCAGGAAGCGCTGCGCGGCGGCGACGCGGTCTTCAACGCGGCGGCGCTGCGCCGGCTGTTGCTGGGCGAAGAAGGCGCATATCGCGATGCCGTGCTGCTGAACGCCGCCGCTGCACTCGTTGTCGCCGGACGCGTCGACAGCTGGGAAAACGGCGTCGAAGAGGCGCGCGAGGTGCTCGACAACGGCGTGGCCAACACGCTTCTTGAT